A genome region from Flavobacterium sp. CFS9 includes the following:
- the rbfA gene encoding 30S ribosome-binding factor RbfA codes for METNRQKKIGGVIQKDLVDILQGEVRKNGITNLVISVSKVSVTTDLSVATVYLSIFPQDKAQETLEGIKSNTTLIKHDLSQRVRLQLRRVPNLVFFIDDSLDYIEKIDNALSNRENPIENRDLLEKRRKS; via the coding sequence ATGGAAACAAACAGACAGAAAAAAATAGGCGGTGTCATCCAAAAAGATTTGGTTGATATTTTGCAAGGTGAAGTGCGAAAAAACGGAATCACTAATTTAGTAATTTCAGTATCCAAAGTTAGTGTTACTACAGATTTATCGGTAGCGACAGTATATTTAAGCATCTTTCCTCAGGATAAAGCCCAGGAAACTTTAGAAGGAATAAAGTCAAATACAACTTTAATCAAACACGATTTGTCACAACGTGTGCGTTTGCAATTGCGTCGTGTGCCAAATTTGGTGTTTTTTATTGATGACTCTTTAGATTATATCGAAAAGATTGATAATGCGTTATCGAACAGAGAAAACCCAATTGAAAACCGTGATCTTTTAGAAAAAAGAAGAAAATCATAA
- a CDS encoding DUF4292 domain-containing protein, whose product MKKYIAIAILSVFMISCKSKAVAVQNNTSEVKEITPKEEKKVIENHYNNKLDFSTLYVKAGARYVDDKQSQNVTAEIKIEKDKQILVSVRFLGITMAKALITPTAVSYYEKINGTYYEGDFTSLSKWLGTELDYSKVQNLLVGEALDDLRKGKYAQTIVDNLFRLEDEKDSNLKKSFYLDPEKYLLQKEEISQPSENRFLQISYADSKIFNQGILPTSIEISAVQPKGKTNISLNYNTISFNEELSFPYSVPSGYKKVIIK is encoded by the coding sequence ATGAAAAAGTATATAGCGATAGCGATATTGTCGGTTTTTATGATTTCCTGTAAATCAAAGGCGGTTGCAGTACAGAACAATACCAGCGAAGTAAAAGAAATTACTCCAAAAGAAGAAAAAAAAGTAATAGAGAACCACTATAACAATAAGTTAGATTTTTCAACGCTTTACGTAAAAGCCGGTGCACGATATGTTGACGATAAACAAAGTCAGAATGTTACAGCTGAGATTAAAATTGAAAAAGACAAACAAATTTTAGTAAGTGTTCGTTTCCTGGGGATTACTATGGCAAAAGCTTTGATTACGCCAACAGCAGTAAGCTACTACGAAAAAATAAACGGTACCTATTATGAAGGCGATTTTACAAGTTTAAGTAAGTGGCTGGGAACAGAACTCGATTACAGTAAAGTTCAGAATCTATTGGTTGGTGAAGCTTTAGACGATTTGAGAAAAGGAAAATATGCACAAACGATAGTAGATAATCTTTTTCGTTTAGAAGATGAAAAAGATTCTAATTTGAAGAAATCATTCTATTTGGATCCCGAAAAATACCTGTTGCAAAAAGAAGAGATCTCACAGCCATCAGAAAACAGATTCCTGCAGATTTCCTATGCCGACAGTAAGATTTTCAATCAGGGAATACTTCCTACAAGTATTGAAATCAGTGCGGTTCAGCCAAAAGGAAAAACAAATATTAGTTTAAATTACAATACGATTTCGTTTAACGAAGAACTTTCTTTTCCTTACAGTGTGCCAAGTGGTTATAAGAAAGTTATAATTAAGTAA
- a CDS encoding tetratricopeptide repeat protein: MIQKGVIAILFFVLLGNPISIMAQTEPEDIAVATDEYQDAFYESLKQKGIENYDKAVTSLQKCIKLKPNDAVAYFELGKNYLSLKDYRSAQDSFEKATQLDPKNKWYWLGIYDVSYETKNYPLAIETIQKIMVFDEEYKDDLISLYMITNQFDKALVAINEMNEKFGKSEDRDRYRLQILSQGKYQNAEIDNLIEQIKQHPKEESNYVNLIFLYSKSEETDKALNVVKQLAKEIPTSEWAQVSLFKVYLDANQADKAIKAMNVILGSSKIDSKIKHRTLNEFLIYTNKNPQYAADLEKAISYFDNDPSVDVAKEIGKFYHSKGQFENAIKYYEKDLKANSETDRETNLLLLEAYAQMKQFEPMTKRAMSMIEVYPSQPQFYYYAGLGNNQLKQFKNAKTVLEIGLDYVVEDKTLEANFNIQLGEAYNGLGDAKKKEEYFLKANELLKKKK, translated from the coding sequence ATGATACAAAAAGGAGTTATCGCAATTTTATTTTTCGTTTTGCTTGGCAATCCCATTTCGATTATGGCTCAAACAGAACCGGAAGATATTGCTGTGGCAACTGATGAGTATCAGGATGCTTTTTATGAATCATTGAAACAAAAAGGAATTGAAAATTATGATAAGGCCGTCACTTCATTACAAAAGTGTATCAAGCTAAAACCCAATGATGCGGTAGCTTATTTTGAACTAGGGAAAAATTATCTGTCCTTAAAAGATTATCGAAGCGCGCAGGATTCGTTTGAGAAAGCGACTCAGCTTGATCCTAAAAACAAATGGTATTGGTTGGGAATTTATGACGTAAGTTATGAAACCAAAAACTATCCTTTGGCTATAGAAACCATTCAGAAAATAATGGTTTTTGATGAAGAGTACAAAGACGATTTGATTTCGCTGTATATGATCACCAATCAGTTTGATAAAGCGTTGGTGGCGATCAATGAAATGAATGAAAAATTTGGAAAATCTGAAGATCGTGATCGTTATAGATTGCAGATCTTATCTCAGGGAAAATATCAAAATGCAGAAATTGATAACTTGATTGAGCAGATAAAGCAGCATCCAAAAGAAGAATCAAACTATGTAAATCTGATTTTTTTATATTCAAAATCAGAAGAAACAGATAAAGCACTGAATGTTGTGAAACAACTGGCAAAGGAGATTCCAACGTCAGAATGGGCACAGGTAAGTTTGTTTAAAGTGTATCTGGATGCCAATCAGGCCGATAAAGCGATTAAGGCAATGAATGTAATTTTGGGAAGTTCAAAAATCGATTCCAAAATAAAACATCGTACCTTAAATGAGTTTTTGATCTATACGAACAAAAATCCACAATATGCTGCAGATTTAGAGAAAGCCATTTCATATTTCGATAATGATCCTAGTGTGGATGTGGCCAAAGAAATTGGAAAGTTCTATCACAGCAAAGGTCAGTTTGAAAATGCGATTAAATATTATGAAAAAGATTTAAAAGCCAATTCAGAGACAGACCGCGAGACCAATTTGCTTTTGCTTGAAGCATATGCTCAGATGAAACAGTTCGAGCCAATGACAAAAAGAGCGATGAGCATGATTGAGGTGTATCCAAGTCAGCCGCAGTTTTATTATTATGCAGGTTTAGGAAACAATCAGTTAAAGCAATTTAAAAATGCAAAAACCGTTTTAGAAATAGGACTCGATTATGTAGTAGAGGACAAAACACTAGAGGCAAATTTTAATATTCAGTTGGGAGAGGCTTACAATGGATTGGGAGATGCAAAGAAAAAAGAGGAATACTTTTTGAAGGCAAATGAATTATTAAAGAAAAAAAAGTAA
- a CDS encoding murein hydrolase activator EnvC, translated as MPKFLLSLIFICATTFMWAQDSQQEKLEQRKAQIQQEIRDNEKMLQSVKKKEKSAVNVYLIQSNKIKLKEKLINTTAKQERLLSNDMYINQVKVNKLKKELEVLKADYSKMILKSYKSRSEQSRAMFILSSESFLQAYKRAQYLKQYTNFRKNQGLEIQTKTAELEEYNARLNGQRIVKKKIIAENEKEKQSLETEKKEQQKLVNSIKKDKNKIIADTKSKQQEAKRIDRQIDRLIREAIAEANRKAALERAKENPGSTASKVPVSSSKIALTPEGKILAADFKANRGKLPWPVEKGFISLGYGDQPHPLYPSLTVHNSGVEITTEQGASARAVFEGVVSSVIVLSPINRAVMIQHGDYFTVYQNLSQVFVEKGDKVNVKQSIGKVRTSGDTGKTIIKFLILQNTSNNNPEGWLQNR; from the coding sequence ATGCCAAAATTTCTCCTAAGCCTAATTTTTATATGTGCCACTACTTTTATGTGGGCACAAGATTCGCAACAAGAAAAACTGGAACAGCGTAAAGCTCAGATCCAGCAGGAAATTAGAGATAATGAAAAAATGCTGCAATCGGTAAAGAAAAAAGAAAAATCGGCAGTAAATGTTTATTTAATTCAGTCCAATAAAATCAAACTGAAAGAGAAGCTGATTAATACTACTGCAAAACAGGAAAGACTTTTGAGTAATGATATGTATATTAATCAGGTTAAGGTTAATAAACTTAAAAAAGAACTGGAAGTATTAAAGGCAGATTATTCAAAAATGATTCTTAAATCATACAAAAGCCGATCTGAGCAAAGCAGAGCTATGTTTATTTTATCTTCAGAGAGCTTTTTGCAAGCCTACAAAAGAGCACAATACTTAAAACAATATACCAATTTCAGAAAAAATCAGGGATTAGAAATTCAAACTAAAACCGCGGAGCTGGAAGAGTATAATGCCAGATTAAACGGTCAGCGTATTGTGAAGAAGAAAATTATTGCTGAAAATGAAAAAGAAAAACAAAGTTTAGAAACCGAAAAGAAAGAGCAGCAAAAGCTAGTTAATTCGATTAAAAAGGACAAAAATAAAATTATTGCCGATACGAAAAGCAAACAGCAGGAAGCCAAAAGAATCGACAGACAAATTGATCGTTTGATTCGTGAAGCCATTGCGGAAGCCAACAGAAAAGCTGCCCTGGAAAGAGCAAAAGAAAATCCGGGTTCAACAGCATCTAAAGTTCCGGTATCTTCTTCTAAAATTGCATTAACTCCGGAAGGAAAAATTTTAGCTGCCGACTTTAAAGCCAACAGAGGAAAATTACCATGGCCGGTAGAAAAAGGATTTATTTCATTAGGATACGGTGATCAGCCCCATCCTCTTTATCCGTCATTAACGGTGCACAATTCAGGAGTCGAAATTACAACAGAACAAGGAGCAAGTGCCCGTGCCGTATTTGAAGGAGTAGTATCGAGTGTAATTGTTTTATCTCCAATTAACAGAGCTGTTATGATTCAGCATGGAGATTATTTTACAGTTTACCAAAATCTTAGTCAGGTTTTTGTGGAGAAAGGTGATAAAGTAAATGTGAAACAAAGCATTGGAAAAGTAAGAACCAGTGGTGATACCGGAAAAACAATTATTAAGTTTTTAATTCTTCAAAATACATCCAATAACAATCCGGAAGGATGGCTGCAAAACAGATAA
- the dusB gene encoding tRNA dihydrouridine synthase DusB: protein MVKIGNIELPEFPLLLAPMEDVSDPPFRRLCKTHGADLMYSEFISSEGLIRDAIKSRMKLDIFDYERPVGIQIFGGDEEAMALSSKIVSAVKPDLVDINFGCPVKKVVCKGAGAGVLKDVDLMVRLTKAVIRSTDLPVTVKTRLGWDDSSINIDEVAERLQDIGVQALTIHARTRAQMYKGHSDWSHIARVKNNPRITMPIFGNGDIDSPEKALKYKNEYGIDGIMIGRAAIGYPWIFNEIKHYFNTGEHLPAPTVIDRVEAARNHLQWSMDWKGERLGIVEMRRHYTNYFKGIHSFKEYKQKLVTTDEPENLFAVMKEIEQVYAGYEFV, encoded by the coding sequence ATGGTCAAGATTGGCAACATAGAATTACCCGAATTTCCTTTATTACTCGCACCGATGGAAGATGTGAGCGATCCGCCGTTTCGCAGATTGTGCAAAACGCATGGTGCTGACTTAATGTATTCTGAATTTATTTCGTCGGAAGGATTGATTCGTGATGCTATCAAAAGTCGAATGAAGCTGGATATTTTTGATTACGAGCGTCCTGTTGGAATCCAGATTTTTGGTGGTGATGAAGAGGCAATGGCACTTTCGTCTAAAATTGTTTCTGCCGTAAAACCGGATTTGGTGGACATTAACTTTGGATGTCCGGTAAAAAAAGTAGTCTGCAAAGGTGCAGGAGCAGGAGTTTTGAAAGATGTCGATTTAATGGTACGTTTAACCAAAGCGGTGATCAGAAGTACCGATTTACCAGTAACGGTAAAAACACGTTTGGGCTGGGATGACAGTTCTATTAATATTGATGAAGTAGCCGAAAGACTTCAGGATATTGGCGTTCAGGCTCTAACCATTCACGCCAGAACCCGTGCACAAATGTATAAAGGTCATTCAGATTGGTCACACATCGCACGTGTAAAAAACAACCCGAGAATTACCATGCCTATTTTTGGAAATGGCGATATCGACAGTCCTGAAAAAGCATTAAAATACAAAAATGAATACGGTATCGACGGGATCATGATCGGTCGTGCTGCGATTGGTTATCCGTGGATTTTTAACGAAATCAAACACTATTTTAATACCGGTGAGCATTTACCTGCTCCAACTGTAATCGATCGTGTTGAAGCAGCCAGAAATCATTTGCAATGGTCTATGGATTGGAAAGGCGAACGTCTTGGAATTGTTGAAATGCGCCGTCATTACACCAATTATTTCAAAGGAATTCACTCGTTTAAAGAATACAAACAAAAACTGGTTACTACCGATGAACCTGAAAATCTTTTCGCTGTTATGAAAGAAATTGAACAGGTTTATGCGGGATATGAGTTTGTTTAA
- a CDS encoding MATE family efflux transporter, producing the protein MTETTIEKNLFSKIYTTLKQALQGDESFDYTAGNIKKAVILLAIPMVLEMMMESVFALVDLYFVGHLEHSSFAIQTVGLTESVLTIIYSLDIGLSMAATAVVARRIGEKDPVAAAKAGMQAIVIAFVLSIFLSIFGIIYAKDILLLMGASADAAEHGFRYTQIMIGSSLSITFLFLINGIFRGAGNAAIAMKSLWIANICNIILCPILINGFAEIPALGLLGAAIATTTGRSIGVLYQVYHLFYGNGVLKIKMSYFLPDFKQINALVKIAAPGVLQFVIASCSWIFLAQLVATTGGDHGSAGYQTALRIMMFFILPAWGLSNAAATLVGQNLGAKQIERAEKSVYTTAKYNVIFMATIMIVTLCFGEYIISFFTNDEMVKTIAVEALQIMSIGFIFYGIGMVLINTFNGAGDTWTPTGINFFGFWLFQIPLAFVLAKHFNMGPKGVFIAIPVAETAITLAGIFFYKKGKWKRVQV; encoded by the coding sequence ATGACAGAAACTACCATAGAGAAAAATCTATTTTCTAAAATTTACACTACTTTAAAACAAGCTCTCCAAGGAGATGAGTCTTTTGATTATACGGCAGGAAATATTAAAAAAGCAGTCATTCTATTAGCCATTCCTATGGTTTTGGAAATGATGATGGAATCTGTTTTTGCTCTTGTCGATTTGTACTTTGTAGGACATTTGGAACATAGCAGTTTTGCCATTCAAACAGTTGGTTTAACCGAATCTGTTTTAACAATTATATATTCTCTGGACATTGGCTTGAGTATGGCAGCAACTGCAGTCGTGGCGAGACGAATTGGAGAGAAAGATCCTGTCGCTGCAGCAAAAGCGGGAATGCAGGCCATCGTTATTGCATTTGTGTTAAGTATTTTTTTAAGCATTTTTGGAATTATCTATGCCAAGGATATTCTTCTTTTAATGGGAGCATCTGCAGACGCAGCCGAACATGGTTTTAGATATACCCAAATTATGATTGGTTCCAGTTTAAGCATTACATTTTTATTCCTGATTAATGGAATTTTTCGTGGTGCCGGAAATGCTGCAATCGCAATGAAAAGTCTTTGGATTGCCAATATTTGCAATATTATTTTATGTCCGATACTAATTAATGGTTTTGCGGAAATTCCTGCACTTGGTTTACTTGGTGCGGCGATTGCCACAACTACCGGAAGAAGTATTGGTGTTTTGTATCAAGTTTATCATTTGTTCTACGGAAATGGAGTTTTGAAAATAAAAATGTCATATTTTTTACCGGATTTCAAACAGATAAATGCCTTAGTAAAAATTGCAGCACCGGGTGTATTACAGTTTGTGATAGCTTCCTGCAGTTGGATTTTTCTGGCACAATTGGTAGCAACAACGGGAGGAGATCACGGATCGGCAGGTTATCAGACTGCTCTTAGGATAATGATGTTTTTTATTCTTCCGGCTTGGGGATTGAGTAATGCCGCTGCGACTTTGGTGGGACAAAATTTAGGGGCCAAACAAATTGAGCGCGCCGAAAAATCTGTTTATACCACAGCCAAATACAATGTTATTTTTATGGCAACAATTATGATTGTCACCTTATGTTTTGGAGAATATATCATCTCATTTTTTACCAATGATGAAATGGTGAAAACAATTGCTGTTGAAGCCTTACAGATTATGAGTATCGGATTTATTTTTTACGGAATCGGGATGGTTTTGATCAACACGTTTAATGGGGCGGGAGATACCTGGACACCAACAGGAATTAATTTCTTTGGATTTTGGCTGTTTCAGATTCCGTTGGCATTTGTGCTGGCGAAACATTTTAATATGGGACCAAAAGGTGTTTTTATTGCCATTCCGGTTGCTGAAACTGCTATAACCTTAGCGGGGATTTTCTTTTACAAAAAAGGAAAATGGAAAAGGGTTCAGGTGTAA
- a CDS encoding sugar phosphate nucleotidyltransferase, giving the protein MKIIVPMAGRGSRLRPHTLTVPKPLIPVAGKSIVHRLVEDIAKILKEPIEEVAFILGDPAFFGDDLVASLEELAGSLGAKASIYRQDLPLGTGHAIMCAKESLSGPAVIAYADTLIRADFELDPSADAVIWVKQVDQPEAFGVVKLNPNNEIIELVEKPKEFVTDLAVIGIYYFKEVGDLKKELQGVLDNNIQNGGEYQINDGIKAMMANGKVFKTGSVDEWMDCGNKDVTVETNSRMLGFLHNDGEHLVDYDVKLENSTIIPPCYIGENVVLKNTTVGPNVSIGKGCHVTDSTISNSLIQTYSQIKNAQLDNAMIGNHVVYDGKFSSVSIGDYSVLE; this is encoded by the coding sequence ATGAAAATAATCGTTCCAATGGCGGGTCGTGGATCAAGACTAAGACCACATACTTTAACAGTTCCAAAACCATTAATTCCTGTTGCAGGTAAATCGATCGTGCACCGATTGGTGGAAGACATTGCCAAAATTTTAAAAGAACCTATTGAAGAAGTTGCCTTTATTTTAGGGGATCCTGCTTTTTTTGGAGACGATCTTGTTGCAAGTTTAGAAGAATTGGCAGGAAGTTTAGGAGCTAAAGCTTCAATCTACCGACAGGATTTACCTTTAGGAACCGGCCATGCGATTATGTGTGCCAAAGAATCTTTATCAGGTCCTGCTGTAATTGCTTATGCAGATACTTTAATCAGAGCTGATTTTGAATTAGACCCTTCTGCCGATGCTGTTATTTGGGTGAAACAAGTGGATCAGCCGGAAGCATTTGGTGTAGTAAAATTAAATCCAAATAATGAAATTATAGAATTAGTAGAAAAACCAAAAGAATTTGTTACTGACTTAGCAGTTATTGGAATCTATTATTTTAAAGAAGTAGGTGATTTGAAAAAGGAACTTCAGGGAGTTTTGGATAATAACATTCAAAATGGTGGAGAATATCAGATCAATGATGGAATCAAAGCCATGATGGCAAACGGTAAAGTGTTTAAAACCGGAAGTGTGGATGAATGGATGGATTGCGGAAATAAAGATGTTACCGTTGAAACCAATTCAAGAATGTTAGGGTTTTTACACAATGATGGAGAGCATTTAGTAGATTACGATGTGAAATTGGAGAATTCTACTATCATTCCACCATGTTATATAGGAGAAAATGTAGTGTTGAAAAATACCACAGTTGGTCCAAATGTATCCATTGGTAAAGGTTGTCACGTTACAGACAGTACAATTAGCAACAGTTTAATACAAACGTATTCTCAAATAAAAAATGCACAGCTTGACAATGCAATGATTGGAAATCATGTAGTTTATGATGGTAAGTTTAGCAGTGTCAGCATTGGAGATTATTCCGTTTTAGAATAG
- a CDS encoding ABC transporter permease codes for MNFPLYIAKRYIFSRSKNNAINIINRIASMGIIVGTMALFVVLSVFSGLKVFSLSFTNEIDPDLKISSTYGKSFFVTPDQEAQLKKIEGIASYSKIIEERVLFLFKDKQLVTYLKGVDKNYVVVNDIKKKLFNGEWLKPDTYQVVIGYGIARDFSLGILDFENPLQIFAPKPGKGAIENPEEAFNKTDVLPVAIYSISEDLDSKYVFADLGLTQELLMYKTNQISGIEFNLKENANETAIRSQLEKLFKNKITIKNRAQLNESLYKMLNTENIVVYLIFTLVIIVALFNLVGALIMMILEKKPNLKTLFNLGTEITGLRKIFLLQGTLLSVFGGIIGLVLGIILVLLQQEYNLIMLTPTLAYPVVFTLENVLIVMATIVSLGFVASLIASSRVSKKLLD; via the coding sequence TTGAATTTCCCCCTTTACATAGCCAAACGTTATATTTTTAGCAGAAGTAAAAACAATGCTATCAATATCATCAATCGTATTGCCAGCATGGGAATTATTGTTGGAACAATGGCTTTGTTTGTGGTTTTGTCCGTTTTTAGCGGACTAAAAGTCTTCAGTCTTTCGTTCACCAACGAAATTGATCCTGATCTGAAAATAAGCAGTACTTACGGGAAGTCTTTTTTTGTAACACCGGATCAGGAAGCTCAGCTTAAAAAAATTGAAGGAATTGCTTCGTACAGTAAAATCATTGAAGAGCGGGTTTTGTTTCTGTTTAAAGACAAACAGCTTGTAACCTACTTAAAGGGTGTTGACAAAAATTATGTTGTTGTTAACGATATTAAGAAAAAACTTTTTAACGGAGAATGGCTGAAACCGGATACGTATCAGGTGGTTATTGGCTACGGAATTGCCCGTGATTTTTCGTTAGGGATTCTGGATTTCGAAAACCCTTTGCAAATATTTGCACCTAAACCCGGAAAAGGAGCTATCGAAAATCCGGAAGAAGCCTTCAATAAAACAGATGTTTTGCCCGTCGCAATTTATTCGATCAGTGAGGATTTAGATTCAAAGTATGTCTTTGCTGATTTGGGTCTGACGCAGGAATTACTGATGTATAAAACCAATCAGATTTCCGGAATAGAATTCAATCTGAAAGAAAATGCAAATGAAACGGCTATTCGATCTCAGCTTGAAAAGCTATTCAAAAATAAAATCACTATAAAAAACAGAGCACAGCTTAACGAATCTTTGTATAAGATGCTCAATACCGAAAATATTGTAGTGTATCTAATCTTTACATTGGTAATTATCGTGGCGCTTTTTAATTTAGTAGGTGCCTTAATTATGATGATTTTGGAGAAAAAGCCTAATCTGAAAACGCTTTTTAATCTGGGAACAGAAATCACCGGTTTACGCAAAATATTCCTGCTTCAGGGAACCTTGTTAAGTGTATTTGGAGGTATAATTGGTCTTGTTTTAGGGATTATTTTAGTATTGCTTCAACAAGAATACAATCTGATTATGCTGACACCCACTTTGGCCTATCCGGTAGTTTTTACCTTAGAAAATGTACTCATTGTGATGGCAACCATTGTATCACTTGGTTTTGTTGCTTCTTTAATTGCAAGCAGCCGTGTGAGTAAAAAGCTTCTCGATTAG
- a CDS encoding HPP family protein, with product MKKREPISHIMTKSVITASENDDLKKIVELIKQHNIRHIPIVRGKEVIGIISRTDINRLTFGALFEGQQEADEAILEMLTIPQIMTSKPKTVSSDTSIRDLAQILVTEEFHALPVVDNGKLTGIVTTTDVIKYLLEQYD from the coding sequence ATGAAAAAGAGAGAACCTATCAGTCATATTATGACTAAAAGCGTCATTACTGCAAGTGAAAATGACGACCTTAAAAAAATCGTTGAACTTATAAAACAACACAATATCCGCCATATTCCCATTGTCAGAGGCAAAGAAGTAATTGGTATCATAAGCCGCACGGATATTAATCGCCTAACTTTTGGTGCTTTGTTCGAAGGACAGCAAGAAGCTGACGAAGCTATTTTAGAAATGCTCACTATCCCTCAAATCATGACTTCAAAACCAAAAACAGTTTCATCAGATACCAGTATTCGGGATTTAGCTCAAATTTTAGTTACTGAGGAATTTCATGCACTGCCTGTTGTCGACAATGGCAAACTTACCGGAATTGTAACCACAACAGATGTTATAAAATATTTACTTGAACAATACGATTAA
- a CDS encoding phenylacetate--CoA ligase family protein, with protein MIPLIEKNSLEEIKIFQEQKLAELLHYISQNSPFYKRLFAGQNIDLSKIKTLEDLQHLPVTTKEDLQEYNDDFLCVPQHQIIDYASTSGTLGDPVTFGLTDSDLDRLAYNEAISFACAGIAEGDVVQLMTTIDRKFMAGLAYFLGLRKLKVGVIRVGAGIPELQWDSILKYKPSYLITVPSFLLKLIEYAEAHGIDYNNSSIKGAICIGEPLRNQDFSMNTLSNKITEKWNIKLFSTYASTEMSTAFTECEHGVGGHHHPELIIVEVLDENNIPVKEGEIGELTFTTLGIEAMPLLRFKTGDIVQLHNAPCACGRNTLRVGPVVGRKKQMIKYKGTTLYPPAMNDVLSGFDNIENHIIEISTNDLGTDEILIKIAVKNQSPEFLQEIKDHFRAKLRVTPKIEFAPKEALNPLVFNPMSRKPIRFFDYRSSI; from the coding sequence ATGATTCCATTAATAGAAAAAAATTCTTTAGAAGAAATTAAAATTTTTCAAGAGCAGAAGTTAGCGGAACTATTACACTATATCAGTCAAAATTCTCCTTTTTACAAACGTCTTTTCGCCGGACAAAATATTGACCTTTCGAAGATTAAAACCCTTGAAGATTTACAACATTTACCCGTAACTACAAAAGAAGATTTACAAGAGTACAACGATGATTTTTTATGTGTCCCACAGCATCAGATTATCGATTATGCTTCTACTTCCGGAACTTTGGGTGATCCTGTTACTTTTGGTTTAACCGATTCTGATCTGGACCGTCTGGCGTATAACGAAGCCATTTCGTTTGCCTGCGCCGGAATTGCCGAAGGTGATGTAGTACAGCTGATGACGACAATTGACAGAAAATTTATGGCCGGTCTGGCTTATTTTCTGGGATTGCGAAAATTAAAAGTAGGTGTAATCCGCGTTGGTGCCGGAATACCAGAATTACAATGGGACTCTATTTTAAAATACAAACCTTCATACCTAATTACCGTTCCTTCTTTTTTACTGAAGTTAATCGAATATGCCGAAGCACACGGAATTGACTACAACAACTCCAGCATAAAAGGCGCTATTTGTATTGGCGAGCCTTTGCGAAATCAGGATTTTTCAATGAATACCCTGTCAAACAAAATCACCGAAAAGTGGAATATTAAGTTGTTCTCCACTTATGCCTCTACCGAAATGAGCACCGCTTTTACCGAATGTGAACATGGTGTTGGCGGTCATCATCATCCGGAATTGATCATTGTTGAAGTTTTAGATGAAAATAATATTCCTGTAAAAGAAGGTGAAATTGGCGAATTGACTTTTACTACTTTAGGTATTGAAGCCATGCCTTTACTCCGTTTTAAAACCGGAGATATTGTGCAATTACACAATGCTCCCTGCGCCTGCGGGAGAAATACCTTGCGTGTTGGTCCTGTAGTTGGCCGCAAAAAACAAATGATCAAATACAAAGGCACAACACTTTATCCGCCTGCGATGAATGATGTTCTGAGCGGATTTGACAATATCGAAAATCATATTATTGAAATCTCTACCAACGATTTAGGAACCGACGAGATCCTGATAAAAATAGCCGTGAAAAATCAGTCTCCTGAATTCTTACAGGAGATCAAAGATCATTTTAGAGCCAAATTAAGAGTAACCCCAAAAATTGAATTCGCTCCAAAAGAAGCGTTGAATCCTTTGGTTTTTAATCCTATGAGCCGAAAACCTATTCGTTTTTTTGATTATAGATCTTCTATATAA